One window from the genome of Myxococcales bacterium encodes:
- a CDS encoding Rieske (2Fe-2S) protein has protein sequence MSRPSLKTALARCRPGEVLAATADGRELVVARGHSGGLAVFEDRCPHQYAPLSEGYIDQDNLVCPRHNWEFRLADGVIVVPTARAGCPGLVPLPAGDDGLLDPTARSR, from the coding sequence ATGTCGCGACCCTCCCTCAAAACCGCGCTTGCGCGTTGCCGGCCCGGCGAGGTCCTGGCGGCAACCGCGGACGGCCGCGAGCTGGTGGTGGCGCGCGGTCACAGCGGCGGGCTCGCGGTTTTTGAAGACCGCTGCCCCCACCAATACGCGCCGTTATCGGAAGGCTACATCGACCAAGACAATCTTGTATGCCCGCGGCACAATTGGGAATTTAGGCTGGCAGACGGGGTGATTGTCGTGCCAACGGCGCGCGCTGGCTGCCCCGGCCTGGTCCCCTTGCCGGCCGGTGACGACGGTTTGCTTGACCCCACCGCGAGATCTCGTTAG
- a CDS encoding acetate--CoA ligase family protein, translating to MGLAAAHNANTRPDATLVAVGGAQLPEVCEVLRSRGLPCDAHESLLALQRAARDGAIIAYYCDREASQVGGLVALAAAAQSAGSQLIVCVPRLAPSEKSSDRLSDRALERIAGASFLWSLGAVVCDDPDVWTEVIALCAWHGMPQGAAVALVAAPGSWMERVAATVVADLELAGRRQQLQLMPTRGAGPAQLVLIDANDDGAPATRSATNAMVVPVAVLPSAADAAPRALRGVRNAMLAAMCCGQAAERRRSRAQAVPPAVDEVRFARARMALADRQAKLGDHETKVFLAAFGVAVTRQAIASTPSAALRIAKTIGYPVEMKRWGADALPESKGAVVESGIVSAADVRRAFLSVMKAGEAEAAAVVRASVPVGRNARLRFLQLGQLGWSMVLDPGAGRAPEIVPIPLSPKDAEHLANLVTTTRAGEAALDRDGFADIMLRASHLAFQLGNEITELVLDRVVVASSPAASVVADAYILRAGATFPR from the coding sequence ATGGGACTTGCCGCGGCACATAACGCCAACACGCGACCGGACGCCACGCTGGTTGCGGTAGGCGGCGCGCAGTTGCCCGAGGTGTGCGAGGTTTTGCGATCGCGCGGCCTACCCTGCGATGCGCATGAATCGCTGCTCGCGCTGCAGCGCGCCGCCCGCGATGGCGCCATCATTGCGTACTATTGCGATCGCGAGGCGAGCCAGGTGGGCGGCCTGGTTGCGCTCGCCGCGGCCGCCCAATCGGCGGGCAGCCAGCTCATTGTTTGCGTGCCTCGCCTGGCACCGTCTGAAAAGAGCAGCGACCGCCTCTCTGATCGCGCGCTCGAGCGGATCGCAGGCGCGTCGTTTTTGTGGTCGCTTGGCGCTGTGGTCTGCGACGACCCCGATGTGTGGACCGAGGTCATCGCGCTGTGCGCCTGGCATGGCATGCCGCAAGGCGCGGCGGTGGCGCTGGTCGCCGCCCCCGGCAGCTGGATGGAGCGCGTCGCCGCCACGGTCGTGGCGGACCTAGAGCTTGCAGGCCGACGGCAACAACTGCAGCTCATGCCGACGCGCGGCGCCGGGCCCGCCCAGCTCGTGCTCATCGACGCCAACGACGACGGCGCGCCGGCGACCCGCAGCGCAACCAACGCGATGGTTGTGCCCGTCGCGGTGTTGCCAAGTGCAGCCGACGCCGCCCCGCGGGCGCTGCGTGGCGTGCGCAATGCCATGCTGGCGGCCATGTGCTGCGGCCAAGCCGCAGAGCGGCGTCGCTCACGCGCACAAGCTGTGCCGCCCGCCGTCGACGAGGTTCGCTTTGCCCGCGCACGCATGGCGCTGGCTGACCGGCAGGCCAAGCTCGGCGATCACGAGACGAAGGTCTTTCTCGCCGCATTTGGCGTCGCGGTCACGCGCCAGGCAATCGCCTCCACGCCCTCGGCCGCCTTGCGCATTGCCAAGACCATCGGCTATCCGGTTGAGATGAAGCGATGGGGCGCCGACGCCTTGCCCGAAAGCAAAGGCGCCGTTGTCGAAAGCGGCATTGTTTCTGCCGCCGATGTCCGCCGCGCCTTTCTGTCCGTGATGAAGGCGGGCGAGGCCGAGGCGGCCGCCGTCGTCCGCGCCAGCGTGCCGGTCGGGCGCAACGCGCGCCTGCGCTTCTTGCAACTCGGCCAGCTCGGCTGGTCCATGGTGCTCGACCCTGGCGCGGGACGCGCACCCGAAATCGTGCCGATTCCGCTCTCACCCAAGGACGCGGAGCACTTGGCGAACTTGGTCACGACGACGCGAGCCGGCGAGGCTGCGCTCGACCGAGATGGCTTTGCCGACATCATGCTGCGCGCGTCGCATCTCGCGTTCCAACTCGGCAACGAAATCACCGAACTCGTGCTCGACCGCGTGGTCGTCGCGAGCTCGCCTGCGGCCTCCGTCGTCGCCGACGCGTATATCTTGCGCGCGGGCGCGACGTTTCCACGGTGA
- a CDS encoding tRNA cytidylyltransferase, which translates to MTTTLAAQLAGQLPADVAGVCATLTQAGHAAVVVGGAVRDALMGRLAADWDVATDAAPATVQRLFPRTIATGLEHGTVTVLAGPKRRCVEVTTFRGEGVYLDARRPSSVTFGVPLREDLARRDITVNAIAFDPATQTLIDPFDGILDIERKVIRAVGDPVARLAEDGLRVMRVVRFAATLHFSIEPATEAALSEALPSLAKVAGERIKSEMWKLLAAPAVAPMLQLMARRGIAQQVAPEWALANVAALAPVLDASEAAMRLDAIERLAILIASASAGDPDRAHAAAIALAMRWRCSIAERQALAAVARGLVESESVSEGLAAASCLARAGRPHVAALMRALRAMGASLPRTRTAHGTMQAGLDAGLALSTKELPLDGADLMALAQRPAGVWVGQTLQALLAWTWEAPAERTNAAALRAHALSMMA; encoded by the coding sequence ATGACGACAACGCTGGCGGCGCAGCTCGCTGGGCAGCTCCCCGCCGATGTGGCGGGCGTTTGCGCCACGCTCACGCAGGCGGGCCACGCCGCGGTCGTGGTTGGCGGAGCGGTGCGCGATGCGCTCATGGGCCGGCTGGCTGCGGATTGGGATGTTGCAACGGACGCCGCGCCGGCGACGGTGCAGCGGCTGTTCCCGCGCACGATCGCCACCGGCCTTGAACACGGCACGGTGACGGTGCTCGCGGGGCCCAAGCGGCGGTGCGTCGAGGTGACGACCTTTCGCGGCGAGGGCGTCTACCTCGATGCGCGCAGGCCGAGCTCGGTGACGTTTGGCGTGCCGTTGCGCGAGGATCTGGCACGCCGCGATATCACCGTTAACGCGATCGCGTTTGATCCTGCGACGCAGACGCTCATCGATCCATTTGACGGCATCCTCGATATTGAGCGCAAGGTGATCCGCGCCGTTGGCGACCCGGTGGCGCGCCTGGCGGAAGATGGCCTGCGCGTGATGCGGGTCGTTCGCTTCGCCGCGACGCTGCATTTTTCGATCGAGCCGGCGACGGAGGCGGCGCTGAGCGAGGCGTTGCCATCATTGGCGAAGGTCGCGGGCGAGCGTATCAAGAGCGAGATGTGGAAGCTGCTCGCGGCCCCCGCGGTGGCGCCGATGCTGCAGCTGATGGCGAGGCGCGGCATCGCGCAACAAGTTGCCCCCGAATGGGCGCTTGCGAACGTGGCGGCGCTGGCCCCAGTCTTGGATGCGAGCGAGGCCGCCATGCGGCTCGATGCCATCGAACGCCTCGCCATCTTGATCGCGTCGGCATCTGCCGGCGATCCTGATCGCGCGCACGCCGCCGCCATTGCCCTGGCCATGCGGTGGCGCTGTTCCATCGCCGAGCGCCAGGCGCTCGCGGCGGTGGCGCGCGGCCTCGTCGAAAGCGAGTCGGTGAGCGAGGGCCTGGCCGCGGCGTCGTGTTTGGCACGCGCAGGGCGGCCGCATGTTGCGGCGCTGATGCGCGCGCTTCGCGCGATGGGCGCGTCCCTGCCGCGGACGCGTACGGCCCATGGCACCATGCAAGCAGGCCTTGATGCGGGGCTGGCGTTGTCGACCAAGGAGCTGCCTCTCGACGGCGCCGACTTGATGGCACTGGCCCAGCGCCCCGCGGGCGTCTGGGTCGGACAAACCTTGCAAGCCTTGCTTGCCTGGACCTGGGAGGCGCCGGCCGAGCGCACCAATGCAGCGGCCCTCCGCGCGCACGCGCTATCCATGATGGCATAG
- a CDS encoding MFS transporter has product MKLTGGWIVAGLAVANLISYASRNALAPVHDALVEKYALSNQFLGILDAAFIFAHALATPVMGWLGDRVHRTRLLVWAVALASLALALGAIAPSPWLLLATRVIGGMSTAAVVPVANSILGELAMSRGALDGRGKARMLATFSLGLLFGAVAAFGLGTTLPYPWHLVAIGGLGLVVTLLLTTLDVPAFRGDAQHAATRVGSSLTQLIGAMAEVGRNGALRRLVVSATLMAFGAGAYNKWLLQYLLHERGFSNDAARNLLAPRSRSGWWAS; this is encoded by the coding sequence GTGAAGTTGACCGGCGGCTGGATCGTCGCCGGCTTGGCCGTGGCCAACCTCATCAGCTATGCCAGTCGCAACGCGCTCGCGCCGGTGCACGATGCGCTCGTAGAAAAATATGCGCTGAGCAATCAATTCCTCGGCATCCTCGACGCGGCGTTTATTTTTGCCCACGCCTTGGCCACGCCCGTCATGGGGTGGCTCGGCGATCGCGTGCACCGCACGCGCTTGCTGGTGTGGGCCGTCGCCCTCGCCAGCCTTGCCTTGGCGCTGGGCGCGATCGCGCCGTCGCCGTGGTTGCTGCTGGCTACGCGCGTGATCGGTGGCATGTCGACCGCGGCGGTGGTGCCGGTCGCCAACTCAATCCTCGGCGAGCTCGCGATGTCGCGCGGCGCGCTGGACGGGCGCGGCAAGGCGCGCATGCTCGCGACGTTTAGTCTGGGCCTGTTGTTTGGCGCGGTGGCGGCGTTTGGGCTCGGCACAACCCTGCCGTATCCGTGGCATCTGGTCGCCATTGGCGGCCTGGGGCTGGTGGTCACGCTGCTGCTGACCACCCTCGACGTGCCGGCTTTTCGTGGCGACGCGCAACACGCCGCGACGCGCGTGGGTTCCAGCCTAACGCAGCTCATCGGCGCCATGGCCGAGGTCGGCCGAAATGGCGCCTTGAGGCGCCTCGTCGTCAGCGCCACGCTGATGGCGTTTGGCGCCGGGGCCTATAACAAGTGGTTGCTCCAGTATTTGCTCCACGAGCGCGGTTTCTCGAACGATGCCGCGAGGAACCTTTTGGCGCCTCGATCGCGGTCGGGGTGGTGGGCATCCTGA
- the fabZ gene encoding 3-hydroxyacyl-ACP dehydratase FabZ, which produces MVDSPKAVLDILPHRFPFLLIDRVIEANETRLVAIKNVSFGEPVFQGHFPGLPVFPGVLQLEAMAQAGALFGACIAAFDPQVDAVVLMAMDEVKFRKPVVPGDQLRIVVEPLRKGRIFKFKGTCFVDDAVVSQAVMLAGAVNKNKLQAS; this is translated from the coding sequence TTGGTTGATTCGCCCAAAGCGGTGCTGGACATCTTGCCGCACCGCTTCCCGTTTTTGTTGATCGATCGTGTGATCGAGGCCAACGAGACGCGGTTGGTGGCGATCAAAAACGTAAGTTTCGGCGAGCCGGTGTTCCAAGGCCATTTCCCCGGCTTGCCGGTGTTCCCCGGCGTGCTGCAGCTTGAAGCCATGGCCCAGGCCGGCGCGCTGTTTGGCGCCTGCATTGCCGCCTTTGATCCTCAGGTCGACGCCGTCGTCTTAATGGCGATGGATGAGGTGAAGTTCCGCAAGCCGGTGGTGCCCGGCGATCAGCTGCGCATCGTGGTCGAGCCGCTGCGCAAGGGGCGCATCTTCAAGTTTAAAGGCACCTGCTTCGTGGACGACGCGGTGGTGTCGCAGGCGGTGATGTTGGCCGGCGCGGTTAACAAGAACAAGTTGCAGGCGAGCTGA
- a CDS encoding OmpH family outer membrane protein, translating to MTKTSNVILLGAAVLLSPFFIDFARGAVAASGGMKVAVIDLDRTLQETPAGKRASTAFEKGRLAKQTELDKKQKELQRMGADLDKQKAVLKPDVEAAKRGELEKKFVELQELYVKLERELAGDRQKLITDILKKASPIIEEVAQAEGVTLVVDRSAVIFADKSVDLTDKVNARMK from the coding sequence ATGACCAAGACATCGAACGTAATCTTGCTCGGCGCCGCGGTGCTGCTGAGCCCATTTTTTATCGATTTTGCACGCGGGGCGGTGGCTGCAAGTGGCGGCATGAAGGTTGCCGTGATCGATCTCGATCGCACGCTGCAAGAGACGCCGGCCGGCAAACGCGCGAGCACGGCCTTTGAGAAGGGGCGCCTGGCCAAACAAACCGAGCTCGACAAGAAACAAAAAGAGCTGCAGCGCATGGGCGCCGATCTCGACAAACAGAAGGCGGTCCTTAAGCCCGACGTCGAGGCGGCCAAACGAGGCGAGCTCGAGAAGAAATTTGTCGAGCTGCAGGAACTCTACGTCAAGCTGGAGCGCGAGCTCGCTGGAGACCGACAGAAGCTGATTACGGACATCCTCAAGAAGGCCAGCCCGATTATTGAAGAGGTCGCGCAAGCCGAAGGCGTCACCTTAGTGGTCGACCGCAGCGCGGTCATATTTGCCGATAAAAGCGTCGATCTGACCGACAAGGTCAACGCCCGCATGAAATAG
- the bamA gene encoding outer membrane protein assembly factor BamA, which translates to MKLNLRRLMRAGALTFAAYFMVPTAAAQPTPETPADAAPPAAPDVGSGMVSLAGKCIERIEFAGNRIIESDAIAATLISEKGKPLELAKLREDIRAIWRMGQFADVSVSAELVGDSLVLTYEVRERPLIHKVFISGNSGVGLEAINEVIDLKLDTILDVAAVKTNRDRIAALYRRSGFYLSSVSYATKAVNDAEVDVYFEITEQTRVEVREVLFIGNNAVPDAELRGIIATRRPTVMAALFGKKASADPDAPPPPGVYDESALSRDLQIIQAHYWDKGYAEVAVGEPQLRLSRDKRYMYVAIPINEGPIYSFGEIKFSGELLGDVAEHHKRIGAKVGAQFSRAVLAADRERVAAYYMDQGYAYANVNPNIETDPKKRLVKLSYDIERGKKVFVERINIRGNSKTRDKVIRREMTLSEGDLYSATKQDISRRRIQALGYFEDERVQISTSKGSNDEFIVLDVEVAERSTGTFQIGAGFSSDEAFILQAQIADNNMMGRGQAWQIQAQVSGQRQILYGRFQDPYFLDSQWTLGVDLYNQSRGFGSFARNALGGSLTLGYPLSYEARTFLTWRAEDVSVTTGGSGFTSFGASRAPVESSTVANLYRGGFTSSLRAAFSWDSRNNRLFPSKGWYHNIFVEVAEKVLLSDNVFVRYGGFSRYYRRLGGPFVLKLNAEVGVTTSRDPLGVPITERYLVGGINDIRGFGLRELGPRLRTSRPGDPGQGLGEISLGGNLQMIWNSEIEFPLLKQLGVSGVVFFDAGNAYNLEDRYCSGLSGDSNGTSIKFDPCFSMPKSLIDGIRTSAGFGFRWQSPIGPLRFEWGIPLDRQPSERPILFEFTIGNFL; encoded by the coding sequence GTGAAGCTTAATTTGCGGCGCCTTATGCGCGCCGGCGCGCTGACGTTTGCGGCGTATTTCATGGTGCCTACCGCCGCGGCGCAACCAACGCCTGAGACGCCAGCCGACGCCGCGCCGCCCGCGGCGCCCGACGTAGGCAGCGGCATGGTGTCGCTCGCGGGCAAGTGCATCGAGCGCATTGAATTTGCCGGCAATCGCATCATCGAGTCCGACGCGATCGCCGCGACGCTGATCAGCGAAAAAGGTAAGCCGCTTGAGCTCGCCAAGCTGCGCGAGGACATTCGCGCCATCTGGCGCATGGGGCAGTTTGCCGACGTCAGCGTCTCGGCGGAGCTGGTCGGCGACAGCCTGGTGCTGACGTACGAGGTGCGCGAACGCCCGCTCATCCACAAGGTTTTTATCTCCGGCAATTCGGGGGTGGGGCTCGAGGCTATCAACGAAGTGATCGATCTCAAGCTCGACACCATCCTCGACGTCGCGGCGGTCAAGACCAATCGCGATCGCATCGCCGCGCTGTATCGTCGCAGCGGGTTTTATCTGTCGAGCGTTAGCTATGCGACCAAGGCGGTCAACGACGCCGAGGTCGACGTCTATTTCGAAATCACCGAACAGACGCGCGTCGAAGTGCGCGAGGTGTTATTCATCGGCAACAACGCGGTGCCCGACGCCGAGCTGCGCGGCATTATCGCGACGCGGCGCCCGACGGTGATGGCCGCCTTGTTTGGCAAAAAGGCCAGCGCGGATCCAGACGCGCCGCCGCCGCCCGGCGTTTATGACGAGAGCGCGCTGTCGCGCGACTTGCAAATTATTCAGGCGCACTACTGGGACAAGGGCTACGCCGAGGTCGCCGTCGGCGAGCCGCAGCTGCGGCTATCGCGCGACAAGCGTTACATGTACGTCGCCATCCCCATCAACGAGGGGCCAATCTACTCGTTTGGCGAGATCAAGTTCTCCGGCGAGCTGCTTGGCGATGTGGCCGAGCACCACAAGCGCATCGGCGCCAAGGTCGGCGCGCAGTTCTCCCGCGCGGTGCTCGCCGCGGACCGCGAGCGCGTCGCCGCCTACTACATGGACCAAGGCTATGCCTACGCCAACGTCAACCCCAACATCGAAACCGACCCCAAGAAGCGCCTCGTCAAGCTTTCGTACGACATCGAGCGTGGCAAGAAGGTGTTCGTCGAGCGCATCAACATCCGCGGCAACTCCAAGACGCGCGACAAGGTGATTCGGCGCGAGATGACCCTCTCCGAAGGCGACCTCTACAGCGCCACCAAGCAAGACATTAGCCGGCGGCGCATTCAGGCGCTGGGCTACTTCGAGGACGAGCGCGTGCAGATTTCGACCTCCAAAGGCTCCAACGACGAGTTCATCGTCCTCGACGTCGAGGTCGCCGAACGCTCGACCGGGACGTTCCAGATTGGCGCTGGCTTCTCGTCTGACGAGGCCTTCATCCTGCAAGCGCAAATCGCCGACAACAACATGATGGGGCGGGGCCAAGCGTGGCAGATTCAAGCCCAGGTTTCCGGGCAGCGCCAAATCTTGTACGGCCGCTTCCAGGACCCTTATTTTCTCGATAGCCAGTGGACGCTTGGCGTCGATCTATACAACCAAAGCCGGGGCTTTGGCTCATTTGCCCGCAACGCGCTCGGTGGCAGCTTGACGCTTGGCTACCCGCTTTCGTATGAAGCGCGCACGTTCCTCACCTGGCGCGCCGAAGACGTCTCGGTGACGACCGGCGGCAGCGGCTTTACAAGCTTTGGCGCCTCGCGCGCGCCCGTCGAAAGCTCGACCGTTGCGAATCTGTATCGCGGCGGCTTTACCTCGTCGTTGCGCGCGGCCTTTTCGTGGGACTCGCGCAACAACCGGCTATTTCCGAGCAAGGGCTGGTATCACAACATTTTTGTCGAGGTCGCCGAAAAGGTCCTGCTCTCGGACAACGTCTTCGTGCGCTATGGCGGATTCTCGCGCTATTACCGCCGGCTTGGCGGCCCCTTTGTGCTCAAGCTCAATGCCGAGGTCGGCGTCACCACAAGCCGCGATCCGCTCGGGGTGCCAATTACCGAGCGCTACCTCGTGGGCGGCATCAACGACATCCGCGGATTTGGCCTGCGCGAGCTTGGGCCCCGATTGCGCACTAGTCGGCCAGGCGACCCAGGCCAGGGGCTGGGGGAGATCTCACTTGGCGGCAATCTCCAGATGATCTGGAACAGCGAAATCGAGTTTCCGCTGCTTAAGCAGCTCGGCGTTTCCGGCGTGGTGTTTTTCGATGCCGGCAACGCCTACAACCTCGAGGACCGGTACTGCTCGGGGCTATCTGGCGACAGCAACGGGACTTCGATTAAGTTCGACCCGTGTTTTTCGATGCCAAAGTCACTAATCGATGGTATTCGGACGTCAGCAGGCTTTGGCTTTCGCTGGCAGTCGCCGATTGGGCCACTTCGATTTGAATGGGGCATCCCGCTCGATCGTCAACCGTCTGAACGCCCCATCTTGTTTGAATTCACGATTGGTAACTTCCTGTAA
- a CDS encoding ABC transporter permease — translation MAGFQSLVAWRYLMANPRKMGYLAWIGLVLALGALPLVVAGQFGLALPQAWLQRLLEAGMEPGFVLPWVAVTATASFLFFLAVAAYGYYFTFSTAVPLSGLTLGSMSLVLIMSVMNGFEADLRSKVLGNTAHIRITLHDGPLRSWQDVQAAIDKTPGVAASMAYLETEGVVGANRQFIAVLFRGIEPRKVAQVNQIARSLEDPEALGRMLPLVEDPNVVPLAPSEAPTPQGAAVDPAPADLMEIEPKDFSADAAPPAAASPTAEVEPPPLDLRVQDHEFATSGDAANRAAAAAGADRGGFVADPDSLRRADMLPGMLVGRELARTLALYTGREVTAVSPLSDPANPDANGNPIPFNRDFRVAGVFHSGYYEYDYQLVYVTLEALQSFLDLDDQIDGFEVRVERLEDVPAVAKKLAGQLGPGFRVQSYQEINKSLFSALKVEKIGMFLIVGLIMLVAGFAIVGNLYMVVVQKAREISLLKAVGATDTSIVRVFLTQGLIIGLLGAGVGVAIGLWTCRDIAVLKPRISSEVYYMDFMPVHVDYASVALVFVAGLLISMAATLYPVWLTTQNNPATGLKRF, via the coding sequence ATGGCCGGTTTTCAGTCACTCGTGGCGTGGCGCTATCTGATGGCCAATCCGCGCAAAATGGGCTACCTGGCGTGGATCGGGCTGGTCTTGGCGCTCGGCGCCTTGCCTTTGGTCGTCGCGGGCCAGTTTGGGCTCGCCTTGCCCCAGGCTTGGCTGCAGCGTCTGCTCGAGGCGGGCATGGAACCCGGATTTGTCCTGCCGTGGGTTGCCGTGACGGCAACTGCTAGCTTTCTTTTTTTTCTAGCTGTGGCGGCCTACGGCTACTATTTTACCTTTTCGACGGCGGTGCCGCTGAGCGGCCTGACGCTGGGCTCGATGTCGCTCGTCTTGATCATGTCGGTGATGAATGGGTTTGAAGCTGACCTGCGCAGCAAGGTGCTAGGCAATACCGCGCATATTCGCATCACGCTGCATGACGGTCCCTTGCGCAGCTGGCAGGACGTGCAGGCCGCCATCGACAAGACCCCCGGCGTGGCGGCTTCGATGGCCTATCTGGAGACCGAAGGCGTGGTCGGCGCTAACCGTCAGTTCATCGCCGTGCTATTTCGCGGCATTGAGCCGCGCAAGGTCGCGCAGGTTAATCAGATCGCGCGCAGCCTCGAGGATCCCGAGGCGCTGGGCCGCATGCTGCCGCTAGTCGAGGATCCCAACGTTGTGCCGCTGGCCCCCAGCGAGGCACCAACACCGCAGGGCGCGGCCGTCGATCCGGCCCCGGCGGATCTCATGGAGATCGAGCCGAAGGACTTTTCGGCTGACGCGGCACCGCCTGCCGCCGCGTCACCAACGGCCGAGGTTGAGCCGCCGCCACTGGACCTGCGCGTGCAAGACCACGAGTTCGCCACCTCGGGCGATGCCGCAAACCGCGCCGCGGCCGCCGCTGGTGCAGATCGCGGCGGTTTCGTTGCGGATCCCGACTCGTTGCGCCGCGCCGACATGTTGCCGGGCATGCTAGTTGGGCGAGAGCTGGCCCGCACGCTCGCGCTTTATACCGGCCGCGAGGTCACCGCGGTGTCGCCGCTTTCTGACCCCGCCAATCCCGACGCCAACGGCAATCCCATCCCATTTAATCGCGATTTCCGCGTCGCCGGCGTCTTTCACTCGGGCTACTACGAATACGACTACCAGTTGGTCTACGTCACGCTGGAGGCGCTGCAGTCGTTTCTCGATTTAGACGACCAAATCGATGGCTTTGAGGTCCGCGTCGAACGCTTAGAAGACGTCCCCGCGGTGGCCAAAAAATTGGCAGGCCAGCTAGGTCCCGGCTTCCGCGTGCAATCCTACCAAGAGATCAACAAGAGTCTTTTCTCGGCGCTCAAGGTCGAGAAGATCGGCATGTTTCTCATCGTCGGCCTCATCATGCTGGTGGCGGGCTTTGCCATCGTCGGCAACCTCTACATGGTGGTCGTGCAGAAGGCGCGCGAGATTTCACTCCTCAAGGCGGTCGGCGCCACCGATACCAGCATCGTGCGGGTCTTTCTAACGCAAGGGCTTATTATCGGCTTGCTCGGCGCGGGCGTCGGCGTCGCGATTGGGCTATGGACCTGTCGCGATATCGCGGTGCTTAAGCCACGTATTTCGAGCGAAGTTTACTACATGGATTTTATGCCGGTGCACGTTGACTATGCGTCGGTCGCGCTGGTGTTTGTTGCCGGGCTGCTCATCAGCATGGCAGCCACGCTCTACCCGGTGTGGCTGACGACACAAAACAATCCGGCCACCGGCCTCAAGCGCTTCTAA